The following proteins are co-located in the Hydrogenispora ethanolica genome:
- a CDS encoding TM1266 family iron-only hydrogenase system putative regulator, translating to MSEDKRLGVIAIILENPHDSQAKVNGYISEASTIVVGRMGIPYREKNVGVLALIVDGTENEINSLTGRLGNIAGVSARATLTKKL from the coding sequence ATGAGCGAAGACAAACGGTTGGGCGTGATTGCCATTATTCTTGAGAATCCCCACGATTCCCAGGCCAAGGTGAACGGTTATATCAGCGAGGCCTCGACGATCGTGGTGGGACGGATGGGGATTCCCTACCGGGAGAAGAATGTGGGGGTCCTGGCGTTGATCGTGGACGGCACCGAGAACGAGATCAACTCGCTCACCGGCAGGCTCGGCAACATCGCCGGAGTCAGCGCCAGGGCCACCCTCACCAAGAAACTTTGA